A genomic segment from Bombus huntii isolate Logan2020A chromosome 13, iyBomHunt1.1, whole genome shotgun sequence encodes:
- the LOC126872457 gene encoding sphingomyelin phosphodiesterase isoform X1, with protein sequence MLDDTKEPNRSMPNQRWIITSILICFFLVGMLKSAVGNPVRDRSKEEEEMPMSNWTQLADEWLAKASAARGLDVTVLPYTETLRDLPPTAETIRINGTNLDQLSRHNYSRMLWEMENAQSNGHLSGFVDKALKLLDLKQVMMEVETSVMSKVSCSACKVGAGLLLHYIKVGKNDEEIMNSIYQFCTSLNIQSPRVCHGVTLLFGGEVIYVLKQVDMGPSQICSFVIGDACDDAYNPLHEWEVAFPPVNKPPVKPPVPPQEGAPTFKVLHISDTHYDPYYQEGANADCNEPLCCRLTNGAPQTPAARAGRWGDYRKCDTPKRTVEHMLKHIADTHSDIDYILWTGDLPPHDVWNQTREENLKVLHETVTQLIEMFPGIPIFPALGNHESAPVNSFPPPFVPKENDISWLYDSLDKHWRHWLPAGVSHTVRRGAFYSVLVRPGFRILSVNMNYCNNKNWWLLINSTDPVSELQWLVYELQGAEMNGEKVHIIGHIPPGHSDCLKVWSRNYYQIINRYESTITAQFFGHTHYDEFQLFYDIADLGRAVSIAYVGPSVTPYYELNPGYRIYYVDGDHPKTTRMVVDHESWVMNLKEANLYDYPIWHKMYSARQAYQMPSLLPRDWDTLIDKMSNEPSLFDLYYKHYYKNSPVRPQCNDECRKRLLCDLRSGRSHDRKALCQSLESRIDNETRTGWRAWIYNGLAFSYVPNWWFQSYSGDVNTNQVDV encoded by the exons ATGC TTGACGATACCAAAGAGCCAAATCGTAGCATGCCAAATCAAAGATGGATCATCACGAGTATTCTTATTTGCTTTTTCCTCGTTGGAATGTTGAAAAGCGCTGTTG GAAATCCCGTCAGGGACAGGTCaaaggaggaagaggaaatGCCTATGAGCAACTGGACACAACTTGCAGACGAATGGCTCGCCAAAGCAAGTGCCGCAAGAGGGTTGGACGTTACCGTTTTACCATATACCGAGACGCTCAGAGATTTACCACCGACCGCGGAAACTATCCGCATTAATGGTACTAACCTCGATCAACTTTCACGG CACAATTATTCTAGAATGTTGTGGGAGATGGAGAACGCGCAATCAAATGGGCACTTGTCAGGATTTGTGGATAAAGCTTTAAAATTACTGGATCTAAAGCAAGTGATGATGGAGGTAGAGACATCGGTGATGTCGAAAGTGTCTTGTTCGGCGTGCAAAGTTGGGGCAGGTCTTCTTCTACATTACATAAAGGTTGGCAAAAACGACGAAGAAATTATGAACAGCATTTACCAATTTTGTACATCCCTTAATATTCAAAGCCCTCGAGTTTGTCACGGAGTTACATTGCTCTTTGGG GGCGAAGTTATTTACGTGTTGAAACAAGTAGATATGGGACCATCGCAAATCTGCAGCTTTGTTATCGGCGACGCATGCGACGACGCGTATAATCCTCTACACGAGTGGGAAGTTGCATTCCCGCCAGTGAATAAACCACCTGTGAAACCACCCGTGCCGCCTCAAGAAGGTGCGCCTACCTTCAAGGTTCTTCATATCTCTGATACGCACTACGATCCTTACTACCAAGAGGGTGCGAACGCAGATTGTAATGAACCCTTGTGCTGCAGATTAACCAATGGGGCACCCCAGACACCAGCCGCACGTGCTGGACGATGGGGTGACTACCGAAAATGTGACACGCCAAAAAGAACGGTTGAACATATGCTTAAGCACATCGCGGATACACATTCT GATATCGACTACATTTTGTGGACAGGAGATTTACCACCTCATGACGTGTGGAATCAAACGCGAGAGGAAAATCTGAAAGTTTTGCATGAAACGGTGACACAGCTCATTGAGATGTTTCCCGGAATACCGATCTTTCCTGCTCTTGGAAATCATGAAAGTGCTCCTGTTAATAG tTTTCCACCACCATTTGTGCCAAAAGAAAACGACATATCGTGGTTGTACGACTCGCTCGATAAACACTGGAGACATTGGTTACCAGCAGGTGTTTCACACACTGTTCGCCGTGGCGCTTTTTATTCGGTTTTAGTGCGTCCAGGATTCAGAATCCTTTCTGTCAATATGAATTATTGCAATAACAAAAACTGGTGGCTGCTAATAAATAGTACGGATCCAGTGAGCGAACTGCAATGGCTAGTTTATGAGTTACAAGGAGCTGAAATGAATGGCGAGAAAGTTCACATCATTGGGCATATTCCACCTGGTCATTCGGACTGTTTGAAAGTGTGGTCTAGGAACTATTATCAAATCATTAACAG ATACGAATCTACAATCACGGCACAATTTTTTGGACATACCCACTACGATGAATTCCaattattttacgatattgCTGATCTTGGAAGAGCTGTTAGCATAGCTTACGTCGGGCCATCGGTTACACCTTATTATGAACTCAATCCAGGATACAGAATATACTACGTCGATGGTGATCATCCAAAAACCACGAGG ATGGTCGTAGATCACGAAAGCTGGGTAATGAATCTAAAAGAAGCGAATCTTTACGATTATCCTATTTGGCACAAAATGTACAGTGCCCGACAAGCGTATCAAATGCCATCGCTTTTACCACGGGACTGGGATACCCTGATAGATAAGATGAGCAATGAACCTTCGCTTTTCGATctgtattataa ACATTATTATAAGAATTCTCCCGTAAGACCGCAATGCAATGATGAATGTCGAAAAAGATTACTTTGTGATTTGCGAAGTGGAAGAAGTCACGATCGCAAAGCTCTATGTCAGAGTCTCGAATCTAGAATAGATAACGAAACAAGGACAGGTTGGCGAGCTTGGATTTACAACGGACTCGCTTTCTCGTACGTACCTAATTGGTGGTTCCAATCTTATTCTGGTGATGTTAATACCAACCAAGTTGACGTATAA
- the LOC126872457 gene encoding sphingomyelin phosphodiesterase isoform X3: MLDDTKEPNRSMPNQRWIITSILICFFLVGMLKSAVGNPVRDRSKEEEEMPMSNWTQLADEWLAKASAARGLDVTVLPYTETLRDLPPTAETIRINGTNLDQLSRHNYSRMLWEMENAQSNGHLSGFVDKALKLLDLKQVMMEVETSVMSKVSCSACKVGAGLLLHYIKVGKNDEEIMNSIYQFCTSLNIQSPRVCHGVTLLFGGEVIYVLKQVDMGPSQICSFVIGDACDDAYNPLHEWEVAFPPVNKPPVKPPVPPQEGAPTFKVLHISDTHYDPYYQEGANADCNEPLCCRLTNGAPQTPAARAGRWGDYRKCDTPKRTVEHMLKHIADTHSDIDYILWTGDLPPHDVWNQTREENLKVLHETVTQLIEMFPGIPIFPALGNHESAPVNSFPPPFVPKENDISWLYDSLDKHWRHWLPAGVSHTVRRGAFYSVLVRPGFRILSVNMNYCNNKNWWLLINSTDPVSELQWLVYELQGAEMNGEKVHIIGHIPPGHSDCLKVWSRNYYQIINRYESTITAQFFGHTHYDEFQLFYDIADLGRAVSIAYVGPSVTPYYELNPGYRIYYVDGDHPKTTRMVVDHESWVMNLKEANLYDYPIWHKMYSARQAYQMPSLLPRDWDTLIDKMSNEPSLFDLYYKHYYKNSPVRPQCNDECRKRLLCDLRSGRSHDRKALCQSLESRIDNETRTGWRAWIYNGLAFSLSVFMAIPRFAYNLPKYVLGLG, translated from the exons ATGC TTGACGATACCAAAGAGCCAAATCGTAGCATGCCAAATCAAAGATGGATCATCACGAGTATTCTTATTTGCTTTTTCCTCGTTGGAATGTTGAAAAGCGCTGTTG GAAATCCCGTCAGGGACAGGTCaaaggaggaagaggaaatGCCTATGAGCAACTGGACACAACTTGCAGACGAATGGCTCGCCAAAGCAAGTGCCGCAAGAGGGTTGGACGTTACCGTTTTACCATATACCGAGACGCTCAGAGATTTACCACCGACCGCGGAAACTATCCGCATTAATGGTACTAACCTCGATCAACTTTCACGG CACAATTATTCTAGAATGTTGTGGGAGATGGAGAACGCGCAATCAAATGGGCACTTGTCAGGATTTGTGGATAAAGCTTTAAAATTACTGGATCTAAAGCAAGTGATGATGGAGGTAGAGACATCGGTGATGTCGAAAGTGTCTTGTTCGGCGTGCAAAGTTGGGGCAGGTCTTCTTCTACATTACATAAAGGTTGGCAAAAACGACGAAGAAATTATGAACAGCATTTACCAATTTTGTACATCCCTTAATATTCAAAGCCCTCGAGTTTGTCACGGAGTTACATTGCTCTTTGGG GGCGAAGTTATTTACGTGTTGAAACAAGTAGATATGGGACCATCGCAAATCTGCAGCTTTGTTATCGGCGACGCATGCGACGACGCGTATAATCCTCTACACGAGTGGGAAGTTGCATTCCCGCCAGTGAATAAACCACCTGTGAAACCACCCGTGCCGCCTCAAGAAGGTGCGCCTACCTTCAAGGTTCTTCATATCTCTGATACGCACTACGATCCTTACTACCAAGAGGGTGCGAACGCAGATTGTAATGAACCCTTGTGCTGCAGATTAACCAATGGGGCACCCCAGACACCAGCCGCACGTGCTGGACGATGGGGTGACTACCGAAAATGTGACACGCCAAAAAGAACGGTTGAACATATGCTTAAGCACATCGCGGATACACATTCT GATATCGACTACATTTTGTGGACAGGAGATTTACCACCTCATGACGTGTGGAATCAAACGCGAGAGGAAAATCTGAAAGTTTTGCATGAAACGGTGACACAGCTCATTGAGATGTTTCCCGGAATACCGATCTTTCCTGCTCTTGGAAATCATGAAAGTGCTCCTGTTAATAG tTTTCCACCACCATTTGTGCCAAAAGAAAACGACATATCGTGGTTGTACGACTCGCTCGATAAACACTGGAGACATTGGTTACCAGCAGGTGTTTCACACACTGTTCGCCGTGGCGCTTTTTATTCGGTTTTAGTGCGTCCAGGATTCAGAATCCTTTCTGTCAATATGAATTATTGCAATAACAAAAACTGGTGGCTGCTAATAAATAGTACGGATCCAGTGAGCGAACTGCAATGGCTAGTTTATGAGTTACAAGGAGCTGAAATGAATGGCGAGAAAGTTCACATCATTGGGCATATTCCACCTGGTCATTCGGACTGTTTGAAAGTGTGGTCTAGGAACTATTATCAAATCATTAACAG ATACGAATCTACAATCACGGCACAATTTTTTGGACATACCCACTACGATGAATTCCaattattttacgatattgCTGATCTTGGAAGAGCTGTTAGCATAGCTTACGTCGGGCCATCGGTTACACCTTATTATGAACTCAATCCAGGATACAGAATATACTACGTCGATGGTGATCATCCAAAAACCACGAGG ATGGTCGTAGATCACGAAAGCTGGGTAATGAATCTAAAAGAAGCGAATCTTTACGATTATCCTATTTGGCACAAAATGTACAGTGCCCGACAAGCGTATCAAATGCCATCGCTTTTACCACGGGACTGGGATACCCTGATAGATAAGATGAGCAATGAACCTTCGCTTTTCGATctgtattataa ACATTATTATAAGAATTCTCCCGTAAGACCGCAATGCAATGATGAATGTCGAAAAAGATTACTTTGTGATTTGCGAAGTGGAAGAAGTCACGATCGCAAAGCTCTATGTCAGAGTCTCGAATCTAGAATAGATAACGAAACAAGGACAGGTTGGCGAGCTTGGATTTACAACGGACTCGCTTTCTC
- the LOC126872457 gene encoding sphingomyelin phosphodiesterase isoform X2 — protein MLDDTKEPNRSMPNQRWIITSILICFFLVGMLKSAVGNPVRDRSKEEEEMPMSNWTQLADEWLAKASAARGLDVTVLPYTETLRDLPPTAETIRINGTNLDQLSRHNYSRMLWEMENAQSNGHLSGFVDKALKLLDLKQVMMEVETSVMSKVSCSACKVGAGLLLHYIKVGKNDEEIMNSIYQFCTSLNIQSPRVCHGVTLLFGGEVIYVLKQVDMGPSQICSFVIGDACDDAYNPLHEWEVAFPPVNKPPVKPPVPPQEGAPTFKVLHISDTHYDPYYQEGANADCNEPLCCRLTNGAPQTPAARAGRWGDYRKCDTPKRTVEHMLKHIADTHSDIDYILWTGDLPPHDVWNQTREENLKVLHETVTQLIEMFPGIPIFPALGNHESAPVNSFPPPFVPKENDISWLYDSLDKHWRHWLPAGVSHTVRRGAFYSVLVRPGFRILSVNMNYCNNKNWWLLINSTDPVSELQWLVYELQGAEMNGEKVHIIGHIPPGHSDCLKVWSRNYYQIINRYESTITAQFFGHTHYDEFQLFYDIADLGRAVSIAYVGPSVTPYYELNPGYRIYYVDGDHPKTTRMVVDHESWVMNLKEANLYDYPIWHKMYSARQAYQMPSLLPRDWDTLIDKMSNEPSLFDLYYKHYYKNSPVRPQCNDECRKRLLCDLRSGRSHDRKALCQSLESRIDNETRTGWRAWIYNGLAFSIFLARNVAT, from the exons ATGC TTGACGATACCAAAGAGCCAAATCGTAGCATGCCAAATCAAAGATGGATCATCACGAGTATTCTTATTTGCTTTTTCCTCGTTGGAATGTTGAAAAGCGCTGTTG GAAATCCCGTCAGGGACAGGTCaaaggaggaagaggaaatGCCTATGAGCAACTGGACACAACTTGCAGACGAATGGCTCGCCAAAGCAAGTGCCGCAAGAGGGTTGGACGTTACCGTTTTACCATATACCGAGACGCTCAGAGATTTACCACCGACCGCGGAAACTATCCGCATTAATGGTACTAACCTCGATCAACTTTCACGG CACAATTATTCTAGAATGTTGTGGGAGATGGAGAACGCGCAATCAAATGGGCACTTGTCAGGATTTGTGGATAAAGCTTTAAAATTACTGGATCTAAAGCAAGTGATGATGGAGGTAGAGACATCGGTGATGTCGAAAGTGTCTTGTTCGGCGTGCAAAGTTGGGGCAGGTCTTCTTCTACATTACATAAAGGTTGGCAAAAACGACGAAGAAATTATGAACAGCATTTACCAATTTTGTACATCCCTTAATATTCAAAGCCCTCGAGTTTGTCACGGAGTTACATTGCTCTTTGGG GGCGAAGTTATTTACGTGTTGAAACAAGTAGATATGGGACCATCGCAAATCTGCAGCTTTGTTATCGGCGACGCATGCGACGACGCGTATAATCCTCTACACGAGTGGGAAGTTGCATTCCCGCCAGTGAATAAACCACCTGTGAAACCACCCGTGCCGCCTCAAGAAGGTGCGCCTACCTTCAAGGTTCTTCATATCTCTGATACGCACTACGATCCTTACTACCAAGAGGGTGCGAACGCAGATTGTAATGAACCCTTGTGCTGCAGATTAACCAATGGGGCACCCCAGACACCAGCCGCACGTGCTGGACGATGGGGTGACTACCGAAAATGTGACACGCCAAAAAGAACGGTTGAACATATGCTTAAGCACATCGCGGATACACATTCT GATATCGACTACATTTTGTGGACAGGAGATTTACCACCTCATGACGTGTGGAATCAAACGCGAGAGGAAAATCTGAAAGTTTTGCATGAAACGGTGACACAGCTCATTGAGATGTTTCCCGGAATACCGATCTTTCCTGCTCTTGGAAATCATGAAAGTGCTCCTGTTAATAG tTTTCCACCACCATTTGTGCCAAAAGAAAACGACATATCGTGGTTGTACGACTCGCTCGATAAACACTGGAGACATTGGTTACCAGCAGGTGTTTCACACACTGTTCGCCGTGGCGCTTTTTATTCGGTTTTAGTGCGTCCAGGATTCAGAATCCTTTCTGTCAATATGAATTATTGCAATAACAAAAACTGGTGGCTGCTAATAAATAGTACGGATCCAGTGAGCGAACTGCAATGGCTAGTTTATGAGTTACAAGGAGCTGAAATGAATGGCGAGAAAGTTCACATCATTGGGCATATTCCACCTGGTCATTCGGACTGTTTGAAAGTGTGGTCTAGGAACTATTATCAAATCATTAACAG ATACGAATCTACAATCACGGCACAATTTTTTGGACATACCCACTACGATGAATTCCaattattttacgatattgCTGATCTTGGAAGAGCTGTTAGCATAGCTTACGTCGGGCCATCGGTTACACCTTATTATGAACTCAATCCAGGATACAGAATATACTACGTCGATGGTGATCATCCAAAAACCACGAGG ATGGTCGTAGATCACGAAAGCTGGGTAATGAATCTAAAAGAAGCGAATCTTTACGATTATCCTATTTGGCACAAAATGTACAGTGCCCGACAAGCGTATCAAATGCCATCGCTTTTACCACGGGACTGGGATACCCTGATAGATAAGATGAGCAATGAACCTTCGCTTTTCGATctgtattataa ACATTATTATAAGAATTCTCCCGTAAGACCGCAATGCAATGATGAATGTCGAAAAAGATTACTTTGTGATTTGCGAAGTGGAAGAAGTCACGATCGCAAAGCTCTATGTCAGAGTCTCGAATCTAGAATAGATAACGAAACAAGGACAGGTTGGCGAGCTTGGATTTACAACGGACTCGCTTTCTC CATTTTCCTTGCAAGAAACGTAGCAACATAA